The Nocardia arthritidis genome has a window encoding:
- a CDS encoding PAS and ANTAR domain-containing protein: MPPERTRHDDRCVSDDGVPPQTMGTFSFRFSDQRWEWSDEVARMHGYQPGSVRVTTELVLSHKHPEDRAAVTEVLDLALRTGAPFSSRHRIVDTAGNVHHMLVVADRMFDESDALVGTHGYYVDLTGTLADAKNEMLQQTLPELVAARAVIEQAKGVLMRIYRINAEQAFRVLSWRSQETNTKLRVLAAQIIDELDTIDPVPPDIQSQFDHLLLTAHERVPGSTADGRDRRN, translated from the coding sequence ATTCCACCTGAGCGCACACGGCACGACGATCGTTGCGTATCCGATGACGGGGTTCCGCCGCAGACCATGGGCACGTTCAGTTTTCGGTTCTCGGATCAGCGGTGGGAGTGGTCCGACGAGGTCGCTCGGATGCACGGCTACCAGCCGGGAAGCGTGAGAGTGACGACGGAACTCGTACTGTCACACAAACATCCGGAGGACCGCGCGGCGGTGACCGAGGTACTGGATCTGGCCCTGCGGACCGGCGCGCCCTTCTCCAGCCGGCACCGCATCGTCGACACCGCGGGCAACGTGCACCACATGCTCGTGGTCGCGGACCGCATGTTCGATGAATCGGACGCCCTGGTCGGCACGCACGGATACTACGTGGATCTGACCGGAACGCTGGCCGATGCCAAGAACGAGATGCTGCAGCAGACGCTGCCGGAGCTGGTGGCGGCGCGCGCGGTGATCGAACAGGCGAAAGGCGTGCTGATGCGGATCTACCGGATCAATGCCGAACAGGCCTTCCGGGTGCTGTCCTGGCGATCCCAGGAGACCAACACCAAGTTGCGGGTGCTCGCCGCGCAGATCATCGACGAACTCGACACGATCGATCCGGTGCCACCCGATATCCAGAGCCAGTTCGACCATCTGCTGCTGACCGCGCACGAAAGGGTGCCGGGCAGCACGGCAGATGGTCGAGACAGGCGGAATTAG
- a CDS encoding GAF and ANTAR domain-containing protein yields MAYDSEALMAALSRFARLLPTSYEVSTALDELVGSVTSVLGLIGAGVTLESDGKLRFVTAASEAVAELERCQELTQEGPCVEAHRSGQVIAAPDLEAELARWPQYTAVALQNRICAVAGIPMHLGGNKIGAVNLYQHEPRGWPESDLEAAQLLADMATGYVVNANLRNQQQQLTEQLRHALDSRIVIEQAKGIIANRHGVGLDDAFALIRKYARAQQTSLHAVSFAIVEVGLRI; encoded by the coding sequence ATGGCATACGACAGTGAGGCATTGATGGCGGCCCTGTCCCGGTTCGCCCGGCTGCTGCCGACCTCCTACGAAGTAAGTACCGCTCTGGACGAACTGGTCGGCAGCGTGACCTCGGTGCTCGGCTTGATCGGCGCGGGCGTCACGCTCGAATCCGATGGCAAACTGCGGTTCGTGACGGCGGCCAGCGAGGCCGTCGCCGAATTGGAGCGCTGTCAGGAGCTCACGCAGGAGGGCCCGTGCGTCGAAGCGCACAGGTCGGGGCAGGTGATCGCGGCACCGGACCTGGAGGCCGAGCTCGCACGGTGGCCGCAGTACACCGCCGTCGCGCTGCAGAATCGGATCTGTGCGGTGGCCGGAATCCCAATGCATCTGGGCGGCAACAAGATCGGCGCGGTGAACCTGTATCAGCACGAGCCCCGAGGATGGCCGGAAAGCGATCTGGAGGCCGCCCAACTGCTCGCGGATATGGCCACCGGATATGTGGTCAACGCGAACCTGCGCAACCAGCAACAGCAGCTCACCGAGCAACTGCGGCACGCGCTGGATTCCCGGATCGTCATCGAACAGGCGAAGGGCATTATCGCCAACCGGCACGGCGTCGGCCTCGACGACGCCTTCGCCCTGATTCGCAAATACGCACGCGCACAGCAGACTTCGCTGCACGCGGTATCATTTGCCATCGTCGAGGTCGGGCTGCGGATCTGA
- a CDS encoding STAS domain-containing protein: MSLVSEPFEIESDRLSKDLLSQLVRHLRQNRTVLREEWARRITAAQLLTAMTPEQMFSEATRVYDNYVAVLETGSVEALQDYARDLSERIVPRGVQTEEVLGIVLLLRDVLARSLFEKYQLDLGLLYRILDAYEPAANRIANTVGVSFVEERERIIRQQQEAIRELSTPVLQVREQLLILPIIGVLDSQRAKQLTEQLLRAIRLNRAKVVVIDITGVPTIDTTVANHLVQTVDACGLMGASVIITGLSSEIPLTLVTLGLDLSKMDAVGDLQGGIEQAERLLGYAVRRAGERA, translated from the coding sequence TTGTCGCTCGTCAGCGAGCCCTTCGAGATCGAGTCGGACCGCCTCAGCAAGGATTTGCTGTCCCAGCTCGTCCGGCACCTGCGGCAGAACCGCACCGTCTTGCGGGAGGAGTGGGCGCGCCGGATCACCGCCGCCCAATTGCTCACCGCGATGACTCCGGAGCAGATGTTCTCCGAGGCCACCCGCGTCTACGACAACTATGTCGCGGTGCTGGAGACCGGTTCGGTCGAGGCGCTGCAGGATTACGCCCGCGACCTGTCCGAACGCATCGTCCCGCGCGGGGTGCAGACCGAGGAGGTGCTCGGCATCGTCCTGCTGCTGCGCGATGTGCTGGCCCGCTCGCTGTTCGAGAAGTACCAGCTCGATCTCGGCCTGCTGTACCGGATCCTGGACGCGTATGAGCCCGCCGCCAACCGGATCGCGAACACCGTCGGCGTCTCGTTCGTCGAGGAGCGCGAGCGCATCATCCGCCAGCAGCAGGAGGCGATCCGCGAGCTGTCCACCCCGGTGTTGCAGGTGCGCGAGCAACTGCTGATCCTGCCGATAATCGGCGTACTGGACAGTCAACGCGCCAAACAGCTCACCGAACAGCTGCTGCGGGCCATCCGGCTCAATCGGGCGAAGGTCGTCGTGATCGACATCACGGGTGTGCCGACGATCGATACGACGGTGGCGAACCACCTGGTGCAGACCGTCGACGCGTGTGGGCTGATGGGCGCGAGCGTGATCATCACCGGCCTGTCGTCGGAGATCCCGTTGACGCTGGTCACGCTCGGGTTGGATCTGTCGAAGATGGACGCCGTCGGCGATCTGCAGGGCGGCATCGAACAGGCCGAGCGACTGCTCGGCTACGCGGTGCGCCGCGCGGGTGAACGGGCGTGA
- a CDS encoding cold shock domain-containing protein — protein sequence MTTSLTPQTTDWLTGSVAWFDAQKGFGFIAPDGVRQAPVFVEFDHIDLPGYRTLTEGQQVLFRREFGPHGRAAAVVRPVDAPQWPEPL from the coding sequence ATGACCACTTCGTTGACGCCGCAAACCACCGACTGGCTGACCGGTTCGGTCGCCTGGTTCGACGCGCAGAAGGGGTTCGGATTCATCGCGCCGGACGGTGTCCGGCAGGCCCCGGTCTTCGTGGAATTCGACCATATCGATCTACCTGGCTATCGCACGCTGACCGAGGGACAGCAGGTGCTGTTCCGCCGCGAGTTCGGCCCGCACGGCCGGGCCGCGGCCGTCGTGCGCCCGGTGGACGCGCCGCAGTGGCCGGAGCCGCTGTGA
- a CDS encoding AI-2E family transporter, whose translation MKRSTRAAADGGAEAGHDDVVGQPHTAAEGGPLLEAEAQAAQDSTPTHPLGRPGRPFDRRSPFMIGLTGAAGVATTYALIQAVLAAGQVLTLILVALFLAIGMEPAISWLVRPWFPRWAAVTLVCLVALGLFAGFLAILIPPLVEQGTALAHKAPDYVSHLAQRYPVIHDLDSRFHLEDKVQHWLSESSGLTGGVLDVGRALFSAVTSTVIVLVLTVYFMANFRRVRAVIYRLFPRARRPRAILIGDQIFAKVGGYILGNLLISLITGTLTFIWLLIFDVPYALVLAVLVAVLDLIPVVGSTAAGIVVALVALTVSVPVTIATVAFFIALRLVEDYLLVPPIIGRTVQVPAVVTVVAVLLGGALLGIVGALLAIPVAAALLLILRETVLPALDRGPA comes from the coding sequence ATGAAACGTTCAACCCGCGCGGCGGCGGACGGCGGTGCCGAAGCCGGGCACGATGATGTCGTCGGTCAGCCGCATACCGCCGCCGAGGGTGGTCCGCTGCTGGAGGCCGAGGCGCAGGCGGCACAGGACAGCACGCCGACGCATCCGCTCGGCCGTCCCGGCCGCCCGTTCGACCGGCGCTCCCCGTTCATGATCGGGCTGACCGGCGCCGCGGGCGTCGCCACCACCTACGCGCTGATCCAGGCGGTGCTCGCCGCCGGGCAGGTGCTGACGCTGATCCTGGTCGCGCTGTTTCTGGCGATCGGCATGGAACCGGCCATCTCCTGGCTGGTCCGGCCCTGGTTCCCGCGCTGGGCCGCGGTGACGCTGGTCTGCCTGGTCGCGCTCGGGTTGTTCGCCGGATTCCTCGCGATCCTGATACCGCCGCTGGTCGAACAGGGAACGGCCTTGGCGCACAAGGCGCCCGACTATGTCAGCCATCTGGCGCAGCGGTATCCGGTGATCCACGATCTGGATTCCCGCTTCCATCTGGAAGACAAAGTGCAGCACTGGCTTTCGGAATCGTCGGGGCTCACGGGCGGGGTGCTCGATGTCGGGCGGGCGCTGTTCAGCGCGGTCACCTCGACGGTGATCGTGCTGGTGCTCACCGTTTACTTCATGGCGAATTTCCGCCGGGTGCGCGCCGTCATCTACCGCCTGTTCCCCCGGGCGCGCAGGCCCAGGGCCATCCTCATCGGCGACCAGATCTTCGCGAAGGTCGGCGGCTATATCCTCGGCAACCTGCTGATCTCGCTGATCACCGGCACGCTGACCTTCATCTGGCTGCTGATCTTCGATGTGCCGTACGCCCTGGTGCTCGCGGTGCTGGTGGCCGTGCTCGATCTGATCCCGGTGGTGGGGTCGACCGCCGCGGGCATCGTCGTCGCGCTGGTGGCGCTGACGGTTTCGGTGCCGGTGACCATCGCGACGGTCGCCTTCTTCATCGCGCTGCGCCTGGTCGAGGACTATCTGCTGGTGCCGCCGATCATCGGGCGCACCGTGCAGGTGCCCGCGGTGGTCACCGTGGTCGCGGTGCTGCTCGGCGGCGCGCTGCTCGGCATCGTCGGTGCACTGCTGGCCATACCGGTGGCCGCCGCGCTGCTGCTGATCCTGCGGGAAACGGTGCTTCCCGCATTGGATCGCGGACCGGCGTGA
- a CDS encoding PAS and ANTAR domain-containing protein: protein MRTTGTFRFWFTDHRWEWSDEVMAIHGYSPGSVTPTTELMLKHKHPDDREQVADAITEAVTNGRPFSSSHRIIDTAGRVHQVLVLSSSMLDADGKVIGLEGYYVDLTDTVDERIQESLDETIADVVSARAVIEQAKGVLMRVYRINAEQAFRVLRWRSQETNVKLRALAAQLIAELTTMPPSTAEEQTAFDHMLLTLHERVDPHCDR, encoded by the coding sequence ATGCGCACCACCGGTACCTTCCGTTTCTGGTTCACCGACCATCGCTGGGAATGGTCGGACGAGGTGATGGCCATCCACGGCTACAGCCCGGGAAGCGTCACGCCGACCACCGAATTGATGCTGAAGCACAAGCATCCGGACGACCGCGAACAGGTGGCCGACGCCATCACCGAGGCCGTCACGAACGGCAGGCCGTTCAGCAGCAGTCACCGGATCATCGATACCGCGGGCCGGGTGCATCAGGTGCTGGTTCTCAGCAGCAGCATGTTGGACGCGGACGGCAAGGTCATAGGCTTGGAGGGCTACTACGTCGACCTGACCGACACCGTCGACGAGCGCATCCAGGAATCCCTCGACGAAACCATCGCCGACGTCGTCAGCGCCCGAGCGGTGATCGAGCAGGCCAAGGGCGTGCTCATGCGCGTCTACCGGATCAATGCCGAGCAGGCTTTCCGGGTGCTGCGCTGGCGTTCCCAGGAAACCAACGTCAAACTGCGTGCGCTTGCGGCTCAGTTGATCGCCGAACTCACCACGATGCCGCCGTCGACCGCGGAGGAGCAGACCGCGTTCGACCACATGCTGCTCACCCTGCACGAACGCGTCGACCCCCACTGTGACCGGTAA
- a CDS encoding flavodoxin family protein, translating to MNELTAVALVCTLKQSPADSSSDLIARQVLDELVGYGVKGEVLRVVDYDVHPGVTDNEGPRDQWPVLLEQIRSARIVLLATPTWLGHMSSVAQRVLERLDAELSRTDEAGRPALTGKVGVVAVVGNEDGAHKIVADVFQALNDLGFSIPAQGCTYWNDHAMGSTDYRDLDEVPEAVGKTNATVARNAAHLARLLAADNYPAP from the coding sequence ATGAACGAGCTGACCGCCGTCGCATTGGTGTGCACGCTGAAGCAGTCGCCGGCGGATTCGAGTTCCGATCTGATCGCGCGTCAGGTGCTCGACGAACTGGTCGGTTACGGCGTGAAAGGTGAGGTGCTCCGGGTAGTCGACTACGACGTCCATCCCGGCGTCACGGACAATGAGGGCCCGCGCGACCAATGGCCAGTGCTGCTGGAGCAGATCCGGTCGGCGCGAATCGTGTTACTCGCCACACCCACCTGGCTCGGCCATATGTCGTCGGTCGCGCAGCGGGTGCTGGAGCGGCTCGACGCGGAGCTGTCCCGGACCGATGAGGCGGGCCGCCCCGCGCTGACCGGGAAGGTCGGCGTCGTCGCGGTGGTCGGCAACGAGGACGGCGCGCACAAGATCGTCGCCGATGTGTTCCAGGCCCTGAACGACCTGGGGTTCTCCATTCCCGCGCAAGGCTGCACCTATTGGAACGATCACGCCATGGGCAGCACGGATTACCGCGACCTCGACGAGGTGCCGGAGGCCGTCGGGAAAACCAACGCCACGGTGGCGCGCAACGCGGCGCACCTGGCTCGGCTGCTGGCCGCCGACAACTATCCGGCCCCCTGA
- a CDS encoding YihY/virulence factor BrkB family protein produces the protein MARRRISNPVQLRWRTWRGVLGRTLMAVWSDELTDWAAALTYYSVLSLFPGLLLLTSLLGLLGHGATDSLIDTVHRLGPGSGTALMVDAINELHGARSLSGPLAIAGFGTAVWTSSGYVGAFIRAANSLYEVCEGRSIWKTLPLRFGLTAAMVVLVAACAIGVVVTGDLARGVGRWLGIGSAGVWLWEVLKWPVLALLVSVVCAVLYWVAPNVRQPGFRWLTPGSVLAVLVWIAASAGFAVYVANFGSYNRVYGSLAAAVIFLVWLWLTNLAVLLGAKFDAELVRGRGIEEGRPPDHKPVLPPRDLPETGSATA, from the coding sequence ATGGCACGCCGTCGGATATCGAATCCGGTCCAATTGCGTTGGCGCACTTGGCGTGGGGTACTAGGGCGCACGCTGATGGCGGTGTGGTCGGACGAACTCACCGACTGGGCCGCCGCGCTGACGTATTACAGTGTGCTGTCACTGTTTCCAGGACTGCTGCTGCTCACCTCGCTGCTGGGTCTGCTCGGCCACGGCGCGACCGATTCGCTGATCGACACCGTCCATCGGCTCGGCCCCGGTAGCGGCACCGCGTTGATGGTGGACGCCATCAACGAATTGCACGGCGCCCGTTCGCTTTCCGGCCCACTGGCGATCGCCGGCTTCGGTACCGCGGTGTGGACCTCCTCCGGATATGTCGGCGCGTTCATCCGTGCCGCGAATTCACTCTACGAGGTGTGCGAGGGGCGTTCGATCTGGAAGACGCTGCCGCTGCGATTCGGCCTGACCGCCGCGATGGTCGTGCTGGTCGCCGCCTGTGCGATCGGCGTCGTCGTCACCGGTGATCTGGCGCGCGGCGTCGGGCGCTGGCTCGGTATCGGATCGGCGGGCGTGTGGCTGTGGGAGGTGCTCAAGTGGCCGGTGCTCGCGCTGCTGGTGAGTGTCGTCTGCGCGGTGCTGTATTGGGTGGCGCCGAATGTGCGTCAGCCCGGATTCCGTTGGCTGACACCGGGAAGCGTGCTCGCGGTGCTGGTCTGGATCGCGGCCTCGGCCGGATTCGCGGTCTATGTAGCGAATTTCGGCTCCTATAACCGGGTGTACGGTTCGCTGGCGGCCGCCGTCATCTTCCTCGTCTGGCTGTGGCTCACCAATCTCGCGGTGCTGCTCGGCGCCAAATTCGATGCGGAGCTGGTGCGCGGACGCGGTATCGAGGAGGGGCGGCCGCCGGATCACAAGCCGGTGCTCCCGCCACGCGACCTCCCCGAAACCGGTAGTGCTACAGCATAA
- a CDS encoding CsbD family protein: MSEHRSGPREGIEGVVEDVKGKAKEAAGIVTGDEGLEGEGRAQQDKAASQRAAAAKEAAAEKARTQADIDEQRERARQGR, translated from the coding sequence ATGTCCGAACACCGCAGCGGGCCTCGCGAAGGTATCGAAGGCGTCGTGGAGGACGTCAAGGGCAAGGCCAAGGAGGCTGCTGGCATCGTCACCGGCGACGAGGGTCTCGAGGGTGAGGGCCGCGCCCAGCAGGACAAGGCGGCGTCGCAGCGCGCGGCCGCCGCCAAGGAGGCCGCCGCCGAGAAGGCGCGCACGCAGGCCGATATCGACGAGCAGCGCGAGCGGGCTCGTCAGGGTCGCTGA
- a CDS encoding FAD-dependent oxidoreductase, giving the protein MTPLWLTDVSTPARLRVTPGLRFDTVVIGGGLTGLVTALLLAENGIEVAVVEARRIGAGTTGASTAKVSLLQGIRAQQIRRHRSGDTLRAYLDANLAAQRWIVDYCDTRGVPFQRADAFTYAQSESEIDSARAEYEVLRAAGVPVEFVERLDVPFPAHGAVRLADQVQLDPMTLLAALAADIEAHAAPIYESSPVRSVRNGADGDFVIGTEHAELRAGAIVLATGTPILDRGGFFARLVPQRSYLTAFRVAEPIPHGMYISAGEPTRSLRYTPAADGAILLVGGNGHVVGRATNTAELMDDLVAWTRRWFPTAEPVTAWSAQDYAPADELPYIGPLLPGNDGIRLGTGYAKWGMTNGVAAALALAGHSIGKTPEWAGALASWRPAEVKALPAVISANASVAQQFSKGWLCAGRADAQPPAEGCGRIERHLPHPTAVATVDGTATEVSAVCPHLYGIVRWNSAEKSWDCPLHGSRFAADGTLLEGPATRSLPQVCPPIPVLEHR; this is encoded by the coding sequence ATGACACCACTGTGGTTGACCGACGTATCGACACCGGCCCGGCTGCGGGTCACGCCGGGGCTGCGCTTCGACACCGTCGTCATCGGCGGTGGGCTCACCGGGCTGGTGACCGCGCTGCTGCTGGCGGAGAACGGCATCGAGGTCGCGGTGGTGGAGGCACGGCGCATCGGGGCGGGCACGACCGGTGCGAGCACCGCGAAAGTGAGTCTGCTGCAAGGTATTCGAGCTCAGCAGATCCGGCGGCATCGGTCCGGCGACACACTGCGCGCCTACCTGGACGCCAATCTGGCCGCGCAGCGCTGGATCGTCGACTACTGCGACACCCGCGGCGTGCCGTTCCAGCGGGCCGACGCGTTCACCTATGCCCAGTCCGAATCCGAAATCGACTCGGCCCGCGCCGAATACGAGGTGCTGCGCGCGGCAGGCGTGCCCGTCGAATTCGTCGAACGCCTCGATGTGCCGTTCCCGGCGCACGGTGCGGTGCGGCTGGCCGATCAGGTGCAGCTCGATCCGATGACCCTGCTCGCGGCCCTGGCCGCGGATATCGAGGCGCACGCCGCGCCGATCTACGAATCCAGCCCCGTGCGCTCGGTGCGCAACGGTGCCGACGGCGACTTCGTCATCGGCACCGAACATGCCGAGCTGCGCGCGGGCGCCATCGTATTGGCCACCGGCACACCGATTCTCGACCGCGGCGGCTTCTTCGCCCGGCTGGTGCCGCAGCGGTCGTATCTGACCGCGTTCCGGGTGGCCGAGCCGATTCCGCACGGCATGTACATCAGCGCGGGCGAACCGACCCGCTCACTGCGCTACACCCCGGCCGCGGACGGTGCGATCCTGCTCGTCGGCGGTAACGGTCACGTGGTGGGCCGCGCGACGAATACCGCGGAACTCATGGACGATCTCGTCGCGTGGACCCGGCGGTGGTTCCCCACCGCCGAACCCGTAACCGCCTGGTCCGCACAGGATTACGCGCCAGCCGACGAGCTGCCCTATATCGGGCCGCTGCTGCCCGGCAACGACGGCATACGCCTGGGCACCGGCTACGCGAAGTGGGGTATGACCAACGGGGTGGCGGCGGCGCTCGCGCTGGCCGGCCACAGCATCGGCAAGACACCGGAGTGGGCGGGTGCGCTGGCGAGTTGGCGCCCCGCGGAGGTCAAGGCACTGCCCGCCGTGATCTCCGCCAATGCCTCGGTGGCTCAACAGTTTTCGAAAGGCTGGCTGTGCGCGGGCCGGGCCGATGCCCAGCCGCCCGCCGAGGGCTGTGGCCGGATCGAGCGGCACCTCCCGCATCCCACCGCCGTAGCCACGGTCGACGGGACCGCCACCGAGGTGTCCGCGGTCTGCCCACACCTGTACGGCATTGTGCGCTGGAATTCGGCCGAAAAGTCCTGGGACTGCCCGCTGCACGGCTCCCGCTTCGCCGCCGACGGCACGCTGCTGGAGGGTCCGGCGACGCGATCGCTGCCGCAGGTCTGCCCGCCCATACCGGTTCTCGAACATCGCTGA